In a single window of the Streptomyces sp. HUAS ZL42 genome:
- a CDS encoding YihY/virulence factor BrkB family protein has translation MDWLKKLPVVGPLMARLTATHAWRSFERLDRVKWTRLAAAMTFTSFVALFPLLTVAAAIAAATLSTKQQDKLQDKIAEQVPGISEQLDIAGLAQNAGAIGLIAGAVLLFTGIGWAGSMRECLRAVWELEDDEENPVLRKAKDAGILVGLGGAVLVTLAASTVASAMVGWITRQMGIDEGGWGGVLLHIAAFLVAVLADFLLLLYVLTLLPGVEPQRRRLVVAALTGAVGFELLKLLLSGYLQGVATKSMYGAFGVPVALLLWINFTAKLVLFCAAWTATQSKEVELLEEPEKPEEPAEPEKPAEPKKPEKPRSPSLRNGSGDAPDPAAASGG, from the coding sequence ATGGACTGGCTGAAGAAGCTCCCCGTCGTCGGGCCGCTGATGGCGCGCCTGACGGCCACGCACGCGTGGCGGTCGTTCGAGCGTCTGGACCGGGTGAAGTGGACGCGGCTGGCGGCCGCGATGACGTTCACCAGCTTCGTCGCGCTCTTCCCGCTGCTGACGGTGGCGGCCGCCATCGCGGCCGCGACGCTCAGCACGAAGCAGCAGGACAAACTGCAGGACAAGATCGCCGAGCAGGTGCCCGGCATCTCCGAGCAGCTCGACATCGCCGGCCTTGCCCAGAACGCCGGCGCGATCGGCCTCATCGCGGGAGCGGTCCTGCTGTTCACCGGCATCGGCTGGGCCGGGTCGATGCGCGAGTGCCTGCGCGCGGTGTGGGAGCTGGAGGACGACGAGGAGAACCCGGTCCTGCGCAAGGCGAAGGACGCGGGCATCCTGGTCGGGCTGGGCGGCGCCGTTCTCGTCACGCTCGCCGCGTCCACGGTCGCCTCCGCGATGGTCGGCTGGATCACCCGGCAGATGGGCATCGACGAGGGCGGCTGGGGCGGAGTACTGCTGCACATCGCCGCGTTCCTCGTCGCCGTACTCGCCGACTTCCTGCTTCTGCTGTACGTCCTCACCCTGCTGCCCGGCGTCGAACCGCAGCGCCGCCGCCTCGTCGTGGCCGCGCTGACCGGCGCGGTCGGTTTTGAACTGCTCAAGCTGCTGCTGAGCGGCTATCTGCAGGGCGTGGCCACGAAGAGCATGTACGGCGCGTTCGGCGTCCCCGTGGCCCTGCTGCTGTGGATCAACTTCACCGCGAAGCTGGTGCTGTTCTGCGCGGCCTGGACGGCGACGCAGAGCAAAGAGGTCGAACTCCTCGAGGAGCCGGAGAAACCGGAGGAACCGGCGGAGCCGGAAAAACCGGCGGAGCCGAAGAAGCCGGAGAAGCCCCGCAGCCCCTCCCTCAGGAACGGCTCCGGCGACGCACCAGATCCGGCAGCGGCCAGCGGCGGTTGA
- a CDS encoding GtrA family protein — MTASRATRRPAPSRTARPSPPRARELLGFATVGLLAYAADLALFTYLRGPAGLGPLTAKVLSFVAGCSVAYAGNALGTYRGTKPRGLRPYAVFFAVNVAGALVQLLCLAVSHYGLGLTSRRADTVSGAGIGMALATVLRFWGTRTLVFRSEGRVGSWTG; from the coding sequence GTGACCGCGAGCCGAGCCACCCGGCGCCCCGCCCCGAGCCGGACGGCCCGGCCCAGCCCCCCACGCGCCCGCGAGTTACTCGGCTTCGCCACCGTCGGCCTCCTCGCCTACGCCGCCGACCTGGCGCTGTTCACATACCTCCGCGGCCCGGCCGGCCTCGGCCCGCTCACCGCCAAGGTGCTGTCCTTCGTGGCGGGCTGCTCGGTGGCGTACGCGGGCAACGCGCTCGGCACCTACCGGGGCACGAAACCCCGCGGCCTGCGCCCGTACGCGGTCTTCTTCGCGGTGAACGTCGCCGGCGCCCTCGTCCAGCTCCTCTGCCTCGCCGTCAGCCACTACGGCCTCGGACTCACCTCGCGGCGCGCGGACACCGTCTCCGGTGCCGGAATCGGCATGGCGCTCGCCACTGTCCTGCGGTTCTGGGGTACTCGCACGTTGGTGTTCCGCAGCGAGGGCAGAGTCGGATCATGGACTGGCTGA
- a CDS encoding decaprenyl-phosphate phosphoribosyltransferase, giving the protein MTETAPLTKGARIRETGLLEQRTPPRHPAPPRRRGALLGGLLRTARPKQWVKNVLVVAAPAAAGQLFSRHALTQLTLVFALFTACAAAVYLINDARDADADRAHPTKRHRPVAAGQVPVPVAYAVGGALAVLAPAAAAWLTSPFVSALLTAYVGMQLAYCVSLKHVLVVDLVVVTTGFLMRAMVGGLALGIPLSRWFLITTGFGALFMVSAKRYSEAVQMAGKAGATRALLTEYTTGYLRFVWQLAAGVAVLGYCLWALEEGGVPHTSVLPWRQLSMVAFILAVLRYAVFADRGTAGEPEEVVLRDRALALIGLVWLAMYGLAVANW; this is encoded by the coding sequence ATGACTGAGACAGCGCCCCTCACGAAAGGCGCGCGCATCCGGGAAACCGGCCTCCTGGAACAGCGCACGCCTCCGCGACACCCCGCACCACCCCGCCGAAGAGGCGCGCTCCTCGGAGGCCTCCTCAGAACGGCACGCCCCAAGCAATGGGTGAAAAACGTCCTGGTCGTCGCCGCCCCCGCCGCCGCCGGTCAGCTCTTCTCACGCCACGCCCTCACCCAACTGACCCTCGTCTTCGCGCTGTTCACGGCCTGCGCCGCCGCCGTCTACCTGATCAACGACGCCCGCGACGCGGACGCCGACCGCGCCCACCCCACCAAACGGCACCGCCCGGTCGCCGCCGGACAGGTCCCGGTGCCCGTCGCCTACGCCGTCGGAGGCGCACTGGCGGTCCTCGCCCCAGCCGCAGCGGCCTGGCTGACCTCGCCTTTCGTCTCGGCGCTGCTGACCGCGTACGTCGGCATGCAACTGGCGTACTGCGTCAGCCTCAAGCACGTCCTGGTCGTCGACCTCGTCGTCGTCACCACCGGCTTCCTCATGCGGGCGATGGTCGGCGGACTCGCCCTCGGCATCCCGCTGTCACGCTGGTTCCTGATCACCACAGGGTTCGGCGCGCTGTTCATGGTGTCGGCCAAGCGCTACTCCGAAGCGGTCCAGATGGCCGGAAAGGCGGGCGCCACGCGCGCGTTGCTCACCGAATACACCACCGGCTACCTGCGCTTCGTCTGGCAGCTGGCAGCGGGCGTCGCCGTGCTCGGCTACTGCCTGTGGGCCCTTGAGGAGGGTGGCGTCCCGCACACCAGCGTCCTCCCCTGGCGTCAGCTGTCCATGGTCGCGTTCATCCTGGCCGTCCTGCGGTACGCGGTCTTCGCCGACCGCGGCACCGCGGGCGAGCCCGAGGAAGTGGTCCTGCGCGACCGCGCGCTCGCCCTGATCGGCCTGGTGTGGCTGGCGATGTACGGGCTGGCGGTGGCCAATTGGTGA
- a CDS encoding phosphatase PAP2 family protein: MDELDDMDHRILSALRACGTDPRVAGVARALSWAGEHGALWLAAGLAGAAVDGARRGAWLRGTALTAGAHLASMGVKRIVRRPRPTHVEPLVRTVGRHSFPSSHATSAAAAAVAYGALGARVIPPLAAAMCLSRLVVGVHYPSDVAAGAALGALTACMGARWMTGGVFSARGSAFSVTSAFSVTGSAFSAAGGAHD; encoded by the coding sequence ATGGACGAACTCGACGACATGGACCACCGAATCCTTTCGGCGCTTCGGGCCTGCGGAACCGACCCGCGCGTCGCCGGGGTCGCGCGCGCCCTGTCCTGGGCGGGCGAGCACGGCGCGCTGTGGCTCGCGGCGGGCCTCGCCGGAGCCGCCGTGGACGGCGCACGGCGCGGCGCCTGGTTGCGCGGGACGGCGCTCACTGCGGGCGCGCACCTCGCGAGCATGGGTGTGAAACGGATCGTGCGCCGTCCGCGCCCCACGCATGTCGAGCCTCTGGTGCGCACCGTCGGCCGGCACTCCTTTCCGAGCTCGCACGCCACCTCCGCCGCGGCCGCCGCCGTCGCCTACGGGGCGCTCGGGGCGCGTGTGATCCCGCCGCTCGCTGCCGCGATGTGCCTCTCGCGCCTGGTCGTCGGCGTCCATTACCCCTCGGACGTGGCGGCGGGCGCGGCCCTGGGCGCGCTGACGGCGTGCATGGGAGCGCGTTGGATGACAGGGGGCGTATTCAGCGCGAGAGGAAGCGCATTCAGCGTGACGAGCGCATTCAGCGTGACGGGGAGCGCATTCAGTGCGGCAGGGGGCGCTCATGACTGA
- a CDS encoding FAD-binding protein: MSADTVSVTGWGRTAPTAARLIRPRTYEEAVDAVRDCGARGGIPRGLGRAYGDAAQNAGGAVLDMTGLDRIHVIDAAGGTVLCDAGVSLHRLMEVLLPLGWFVPVTPGTRYVTVGGAIGADIHGKNHHGSGSFSRHVLSLELLTADGVIHTVGRDTPLFDATTGGMGLTGVILTATLRLLPVETSLMSVDTERATDLDDLMARLTAADHRYRYSVAWIDLLARGAATGRAVLTRGDHAPLDALPTRARRTPLSFRPSRLPAAPAFLPQGLLNRGTVGLFNELWYRRAPRARAGQLQKISTFFHPLDGVPHWNRVYGSGGFVQYQFVVGHGQEDTLRRIVRRISQRRCPSFLAVLKRFGDADPGWLSFPVPGWTLALDIPAGLPGLGSLLDELDEEVAAAGGRVYLAKDSRLRPELLDAMYPRLADFRELRARLDPRGVFVSDLARRLNLQTIPRSQELS, encoded by the coding sequence ATGTCCGCCGACACCGTTTCCGTCACGGGATGGGGCCGCACCGCCCCCACCGCAGCCCGTCTGATCCGCCCACGGACGTACGAGGAGGCCGTGGACGCGGTACGGGACTGCGGGGCCCGCGGCGGCATCCCCAGGGGGCTCGGGCGGGCGTACGGGGACGCGGCACAGAACGCCGGCGGGGCGGTGCTCGACATGACGGGCCTGGACCGCATCCACGTGATCGACGCCGCGGGCGGCACCGTGCTGTGCGACGCGGGCGTCTCCCTGCACCGGCTGATGGAGGTGCTGCTGCCGCTCGGCTGGTTCGTCCCGGTCACCCCCGGCACCCGCTATGTGACCGTCGGCGGGGCGATCGGGGCGGACATCCACGGCAAGAACCACCATGGGTCGGGTTCCTTCTCCCGCCACGTCCTCTCGCTCGAACTGCTCACCGCGGACGGCGTGATCCACACCGTCGGCCGCGACACTCCCTTGTTCGACGCGACGACGGGCGGCATGGGCCTGACGGGAGTGATCCTGACGGCGACGCTCCGGCTCCTGCCGGTCGAGACGTCCCTCATGTCGGTCGACACCGAGCGCGCCACCGACCTCGACGACCTGATGGCCCGCCTGACCGCCGCCGACCACCGCTACCGCTACTCGGTCGCGTGGATCGACCTGCTGGCGCGCGGCGCGGCGACGGGCCGCGCGGTGCTGACGCGCGGCGACCACGCGCCGCTCGACGCGCTGCCCACGCGCGCGCGTAGAACCCCGTTGTCCTTCCGCCCGTCCCGGCTCCCGGCCGCACCGGCCTTCCTCCCGCAGGGCCTGCTCAACCGCGGAACCGTGGGCCTGTTCAACGAGCTCTGGTACCGAAGAGCGCCACGCGCGCGTGCCGGTCAACTGCAGAAGATCTCCACCTTCTTCCACCCCCTGGACGGGGTTCCGCACTGGAACCGCGTCTACGGCAGCGGCGGCTTCGTGCAGTACCAGTTCGTCGTCGGGCACGGCCAGGAGGACACCCTGCGCCGCATCGTGCGGCGCATCTCCCAGCGCCGGTGCCCGTCCTTCCTGGCCGTCCTCAAACGCTTCGGGGACGCCGACCCGGGCTGGCTGTCCTTCCCGGTGCCCGGCTGGACCCTGGCCCTGGACATCCCGGCCGGGCTGCCGGGCCTCGGTTCCCTCCTCGACGAACTGGACGAGGAGGTCGCCGCCGCCGGCGGACGCGTCTACCTGGCCAAGGACTCCCGCCTGCGGCCCGAACTGCTCGACGCGATGTATCCACGGCTCGCCGACTTCCGCGAGCTGCGCGCGCGGCTGGACCCGCGCGGCGTGTTCGTGTCCGACCTCGCCCGCCGACTCAACCTCCAGACCATCCCCCGATCCCAGGAGCTGTCGTGA
- a CDS encoding decaprenylphospho-beta-D-erythro-pentofuranosid-2-ulose 2-reductase: MKDAFGLPQSLLVLGGTSEIALATARRLIARRTRTVWLAGRPTPALEQAAEHLRGLGAHVHTVLFDALDPESHETVLGKVFAEGDVDMVLLAFGVLGDQARDEREPVSAVRVAQTNYTGAVSAGLVSARALQDQGHGSLVVMSSVAGERARRSNFIYGSSKAGLDVFTQGLGDALHGTGVHVMIVRPGFVRSKMTADLEEAPLATTPEEVATAVERGLRRRSETVWVPGVLRVIMSALRHVPRAVFRRLPL, encoded by the coding sequence GTGAAGGACGCCTTCGGTCTGCCCCAGTCCCTCCTCGTCCTCGGCGGTACGTCGGAGATCGCGCTGGCCACCGCGCGCCGCCTGATCGCCCGCCGCACCCGCACGGTGTGGCTCGCGGGCCGCCCGACGCCCGCCCTGGAACAGGCCGCGGAGCACCTGCGCGGTCTGGGCGCCCACGTGCACACCGTCCTTTTCGACGCGCTCGACCCCGAGTCCCACGAGACCGTGCTCGGCAAGGTCTTCGCCGAGGGGGACGTCGACATGGTGCTGCTCGCATTCGGAGTGCTCGGCGACCAGGCGCGCGACGAGCGCGAGCCGGTGTCCGCGGTCCGCGTCGCACAGACCAACTACACGGGGGCGGTGTCGGCGGGCCTGGTCAGCGCCCGTGCGTTGCAGGACCAGGGGCACGGATCGCTGGTCGTGATGTCCTCGGTCGCGGGTGAACGGGCCCGCCGCTCCAACTTCATCTACGGCTCCAGCAAGGCCGGCCTGGACGTCTTCACCCAGGGCCTGGGCGACGCGCTGCACGGCACGGGCGTGCACGTCATGATCGTGCGCCCCGGATTCGTCCGCTCGAAGATGACCGCGGACCTCGAGGAGGCACCGCTCGCGACCACACCCGAGGAGGTGGCCACCGCGGTCGAACGGGGCCTGCGGCGGCGCTCGGAGACGGTGTGGGTGCCGGGCGTGCTGCGCGTGATCATGTCGGCGCTGCGGCATGTGCCACGCGCGGTGTTCCGGCGGCTGCCCCTGTGA
- a CDS encoding 2'-5' RNA ligase family protein, with the protein MGTVTIGVSIAVPEPHGSLLQERRAGFGDAAAHGIPTHVTLLPPTEVDGDELPAIEAHLTEVAAAGRSFLMRLSGTGTFRPLSPVVYVQVVEGAEACTWLQKQVRDASGPVARELQFPYHPHVTVAHGIDEAAMDRAYEELADYEAQWSCTGFALYEQGADGVWRKLREYAFGGGAVVPTQTARVDRGSLPTH; encoded by the coding sequence GTGGGGACCGTAACGATCGGTGTGTCGATCGCGGTCCCGGAGCCTCACGGCAGCCTGCTCCAGGAGCGGCGCGCGGGCTTCGGCGACGCCGCGGCTCACGGCATCCCCACCCACGTGACCCTGTTGCCGCCGACCGAGGTCGACGGCGATGAACTGCCCGCGATCGAGGCGCACCTCACCGAGGTCGCCGCGGCGGGCCGGTCGTTCCTGATGCGGCTGTCCGGCACCGGCACGTTCCGGCCCCTGTCGCCGGTCGTGTACGTGCAGGTCGTCGAGGGTGCGGAAGCCTGCACCTGGCTCCAGAAGCAGGTCCGTGACGCGTCCGGCCCGGTGGCCCGGGAACTGCAGTTCCCCTACCACCCGCACGTCACCGTGGCGCACGGCATCGACGAGGCCGCCATGGACCGCGCCTACGAGGAACTCGCCGACTACGAGGCCCAGTGGTCCTGTACCGGCTTCGCCCTGTACGAGCAGGGCGCCGACGGCGTGTGGCGCAAGCTGCGCGAGTACGCCTTCGGCGGCGGGGCGGTGGTGCCGACGCAGACGGCACGCGTGGACCGCGGCTCCCTGCCGACGCACTAG
- the trpS gene encoding tryptophan--tRNA ligase — MASDRPRVLSGIQPTAGSFHLGNYLGAVRQWVALQETHDAFYMVVDLHAITLPQDPADLRANTRLAAAQLLAAGLDPERCTLFVQSHVPEHAQLAWVMNCLTGFGEASRMTQFKDKSAKQGADRASVGLFTYPILQVADILLYQANEVPVGEDQRQHIELTRDLAERFNGRFGQTFTVPKPYILKETAKIYDLQDPTVKMSKSASTPKGLINLLDDPKATAKKVKSAVTDTDTVIRFDAADKPGVSNLLTIYSTLTGTGITELEEQYAGKGYGALKTDLAEVMVEFVTPFRERTQQYLDDPETLDSILAKGAEKARSVAAETLSQAYERVGFLPAKH; from the coding sequence ATGGCCTCTGACCGACCCCGCGTGCTCTCCGGAATCCAGCCCACCGCAGGCTCGTTCCACCTCGGCAACTACCTGGGCGCCGTCCGCCAGTGGGTGGCCCTGCAGGAGACCCACGACGCGTTCTACATGGTCGTCGACCTGCACGCGATCACGCTTCCGCAGGACCCCGCCGATCTGCGCGCCAACACCCGGCTGGCCGCCGCCCAGCTCCTCGCGGCCGGCCTCGATCCGGAGCGCTGCACGCTCTTCGTCCAGAGCCATGTCCCCGAGCACGCCCAGCTGGCCTGGGTCATGAACTGCCTCACCGGTTTCGGCGAGGCGTCCCGCATGACCCAGTTCAAGGACAAGTCCGCCAAGCAGGGCGCCGACCGCGCGTCCGTCGGCCTGTTCACGTACCCGATCCTGCAGGTCGCGGACATCCTGCTCTACCAGGCCAACGAGGTCCCGGTCGGCGAGGACCAGCGTCAGCACATCGAGCTCACCCGCGACCTCGCCGAGCGCTTCAACGGCCGCTTCGGCCAGACGTTCACGGTTCCGAAGCCGTACATCCTCAAGGAGACGGCGAAGATCTACGACCTGCAGGACCCGACGGTCAAGATGAGCAAGTCGGCGTCGACGCCGAAGGGCCTCATCAACCTCCTCGACGATCCGAAGGCCACCGCCAAGAAGGTCAAGAGCGCGGTCACCGACACCGACACCGTGATCCGCTTCGACGCCGCCGACAAGCCGGGCGTGAGCAATCTGCTCACGATCTATTCGACGCTCACCGGGACGGGTATCACCGAACTGGAGGAGCAGTACGCCGGCAAGGGCTACGGCGCGCTCAAGACGGATCTCGCCGAGGTCATGGTCGAGTTCGTGACGCCCTTCAGGGAGCGGACCCAGCAGTACCTCGACGACCCGGAGACCCTCGACTCGATCCTGGCCAAGGGTGCGGAGAAGGCGCGCTCCGTCGCCGCGGAGACCCTCTCCCAGGCGTACGAAAGGGTGGGCTTCCTGCCCGCCAAACACTGA
- a CDS encoding RNA polymerase sigma factor, which produces MIARVRAGEPEAYAELVRAHTGIALRAAAALGAGADAEDVVQQAFVKAYCSLGRFRDGSAFKPWLLAIVANETRNTVRTAARQRTLAGREAALVEAEPLIPESADPAVATLETERRTALLAALEKLSEEHRLVVTYRYLLEMDEPETAQALGWPRGTVKSRLNRALRKLGRLLPDFQPREGGDEHE; this is translated from the coding sequence GTGATCGCACGCGTACGCGCCGGAGAGCCGGAGGCGTACGCGGAGCTGGTGCGGGCCCACACGGGCATCGCGCTCAGGGCGGCCGCGGCGCTCGGGGCGGGCGCGGACGCGGAGGACGTGGTGCAGCAGGCCTTCGTCAAGGCCTACTGCTCGCTGGGACGGTTCAGGGACGGCTCGGCGTTCAAGCCGTGGCTGCTGGCGATCGTCGCCAATGAGACGAGGAACACAGTGAGGACGGCCGCACGGCAGCGCACGCTCGCCGGCCGCGAAGCGGCCCTCGTGGAGGCGGAGCCGCTGATACCCGAATCGGCGGACCCCGCGGTCGCCACGCTGGAGACGGAGCGCCGGACCGCCCTGCTGGCCGCCCTGGAGAAGCTGAGCGAGGAGCACCGCCTGGTCGTCACCTACCGCTATCTGCTCGAGATGGACGAGCCGGAGACGGCCCAGGCTCTGGGCTGGCCCCGGGGGACGGTGAAGTCCCGTCTGAACCGCGCCCTGCGCAAGCTGGGCCGCCTGCTGCCGGATTTCCAGCCGCGGGAAGGGGGTGATGAGCATGAGTGA
- a CDS encoding glycine hydroxymethyltransferase, translating into MSDKPEPLSTQSTAFRAALDVIRAVEPRVADAIGQEVADQREMLKLIASENYASPATLLAMGNWFSDKYAEGTVGRRFYAGCRNVDTVESLAAEHAKELFGARHAYVQPHSGIDANLVAFWAVLAARVEAPALEKAGVRQVNDLSEADWAELRRAFGNQRMLGMSLDAGGHLTHGFRPNISGKMFDQRSYGTDPATGLIDYEALRASAREFKPLIIVAGYSAYPRLVNFRIMREIADEVGATLMVDMAHFAGLVAGKVLTGDFDPVPHAQIVTTTTHKSLRGPRGGMVLCDDSLKDQVDRGCPMVLGGPLPHVMAAKAVALAEARQPDFQDYAQRIVDNSRALADGLMRRGATLVTGGTDNHLNLIDVASSYGLTGRQAEAALLESGIVTNRNAIPADPNGAWYTSGIRIGTPALTTRGLGTAEMDEVAGLIDRVLTTTEPGTTSKGTPSKAQHVLDAKIADEISRRATDLVAGFPLYPEIDLG; encoded by the coding sequence ATGTCCGACAAGCCCGAGCCCCTCTCCACCCAGTCCACCGCCTTTCGTGCCGCCCTCGACGTGATCCGCGCCGTCGAGCCGCGCGTGGCCGACGCCATCGGGCAGGAGGTCGCCGACCAGCGCGAGATGCTCAAGCTGATCGCCTCCGAGAACTACGCCTCGCCGGCCACCTTGCTGGCGATGGGCAACTGGTTCAGCGACAAGTACGCCGAGGGCACCGTCGGCCGCCGCTTCTACGCCGGCTGCCGCAACGTCGACACCGTCGAGTCCCTCGCCGCCGAGCACGCCAAGGAGCTCTTCGGAGCCCGCCACGCCTACGTCCAGCCGCACTCCGGCATCGACGCCAACCTCGTCGCCTTCTGGGCCGTCCTCGCCGCGCGCGTCGAGGCGCCCGCCCTGGAGAAGGCCGGTGTCCGCCAGGTCAACGACCTCTCCGAGGCCGACTGGGCCGAGCTGCGCCGCGCCTTCGGCAACCAGCGCATGCTCGGTATGTCCCTGGACGCCGGCGGCCACCTCACCCACGGCTTCCGCCCGAACATCTCCGGCAAGATGTTCGACCAGCGCTCCTACGGCACCGACCCCGCCACCGGCCTGATCGACTACGAGGCCCTGCGCGCCTCCGCCCGCGAGTTCAAGCCGCTGATCATCGTCGCCGGCTACTCCGCCTACCCCCGTCTGGTGAACTTCCGCATCATGCGCGAGATCGCCGACGAGGTCGGGGCGACCCTGATGGTCGACATGGCCCACTTCGCCGGACTCGTCGCCGGCAAGGTTCTCACCGGCGACTTCGACCCGGTCCCGCACGCCCAGATCGTCACCACCACCACGCACAAGTCGCTGCGCGGCCCGCGCGGCGGCATGGTCCTGTGCGACGACTCCCTCAAGGACCAGGTCGACCGCGGCTGCCCGATGGTCCTCGGCGGCCCCCTCCCGCATGTCATGGCCGCCAAGGCCGTGGCCCTCGCCGAGGCCCGTCAGCCCGACTTCCAGGACTACGCCCAGCGCATCGTCGACAACTCCCGGGCGCTGGCGGACGGCCTGATGCGCCGGGGCGCGACCCTCGTCACCGGCGGCACGGACAACCACCTGAACCTGATCGACGTCGCCTCCTCCTACGGCCTCACCGGCCGCCAGGCCGAGGCCGCCCTGCTCGAATCCGGCATCGTCACCAACCGCAACGCGATCCCGGCCGACCCCAACGGCGCCTGGTACACCTCGGGCATCCGCATCGGCACCCCCGCCCTGACCACCCGCGGCCTGGGCACCGCCGAGATGGACGAGGTCGCCGGCCTCATCGACCGCGTCCTCACCACCACGGAGCCCGGCACCACCTCCAAGGGCACCCCCTCCAAGGCCCAGCACGTCCTCGACGCGAAGATCGCCGACGAGATCTCCCGCCGCGCCACCGACCTCGTGGCGGGCTTCCCGCTCTACCCGGAGATCGACCTCGGCTGA
- the rocD gene encoding ornithine--oxo-acid transaminase has protein sequence MSTTDALIAAADAHSAHTYHPLPVVVASADGAWMTDVEGRRYLDLLAGYSALNFGHGNRRLIEAAKAQLERVTLTSRAFHHDRFAAFCEQLAQLCGMEMVLPMNTGAEAVETAVKTARKWGYRVKGVPAEMAKIVVAGNNFHGRTTTIISFSTDPEARADFGPYTPGFEIVPYGDLTAMRAALTENTVAVLLEPIQGEAGVLVPPPGYLPAVRELTRERNALFVADEIQSGLGRTGRTFACEHEGVVPDVYVLGKALGGGILPVSAVVSSAEVLGVFRPGEHGSTFGGNPLACAVALEVIAMLRSGEYQARAAELGEHLHRELRALADTGRVTEVRGRGLWAGVDFPRRFGTGRDVSEKLMDRGVLVKDTRGPTIRIAPPLVISKEDLDWGIAQLRAVLGT, from the coding sequence GTGAGCACGACGGACGCACTGATCGCCGCCGCCGACGCACACAGCGCGCACACCTACCATCCGCTGCCGGTGGTCGTCGCCTCCGCCGACGGCGCCTGGATGACGGACGTGGAGGGGCGTCGCTATCTGGATCTGCTGGCCGGTTATTCGGCGCTCAACTTCGGGCACGGCAACCGGCGGCTGATCGAGGCGGCGAAGGCCCAGTTGGAGCGGGTGACGCTGACGTCGCGTGCCTTCCACCACGACCGGTTCGCGGCGTTCTGCGAGCAGCTCGCCCAGCTGTGCGGCATGGAGATGGTGCTGCCGATGAACACGGGTGCGGAGGCGGTTGAGACAGCCGTGAAAACGGCCCGGAAGTGGGGGTACCGGGTCAAAGGGGTGCCCGCGGAGATGGCGAAGATCGTGGTCGCGGGCAACAACTTCCACGGCCGTACGACGACGATCATCAGCTTCTCGACCGACCCGGAGGCGCGGGCGGACTTCGGCCCGTACACGCCGGGATTCGAGATCGTGCCGTACGGGGATCTGACGGCGATGCGGGCGGCGCTGACCGAGAACACGGTGGCCGTGCTGCTCGAGCCGATCCAGGGCGAGGCGGGGGTGCTCGTTCCGCCGCCCGGTTATCTGCCCGCGGTGCGGGAGCTGACCCGGGAGCGGAACGCCTTGTTCGTCGCCGACGAGATCCAGTCGGGCCTCGGGCGGACGGGGCGGACCTTCGCATGCGAGCACGAGGGCGTCGTACCGGACGTCTATGTGCTGGGGAAGGCGCTGGGCGGCGGGATCCTGCCGGTGTCGGCGGTGGTGTCGAGCGCCGAGGTGCTGGGGGTGTTCCGGCCCGGGGAGCACGGGTCGACGTTCGGCGGGAATCCGCTGGCCTGTGCGGTGGCGCTGGAGGTGATCGCGATGCTGCGGTCGGGCGAGTACCAGGCCAGGGCAGCGGAGCTCGGCGAGCATCTGCACCGGGAGTTGCGGGCGCTGGCCGACACCGGGCGGGTGACGGAGGTGCGCGGGCGCGGGCTGTGGGCGGGTGTCGACTTCCCTCGGCGGTTCGGTACGGGGCGGGACGTGTCCGAGAAGCTGATGGACCGTGGGGTGCTGGTCAAGGACACCCGGGGTCCGACGATCCGGATCGCGCCGCCCCTCGTGATCTCCAAGGAGGACCTGGACTGGGGGATCGCTCAGCTGCGTGCCGTGCTGGGCACCTGA